Proteins encoded within one genomic window of Planctomycetota bacterium:
- the thrC gene encoding threonine synthase, whose amino-acid sequence MSDLAFQRCISPACQATYGVDQALVACERCGNLLDVIYDWGRLKPPTDWGYFEAKWSRRYEPLALSGVWRFHELLPFTRPENVVTIGEGQTLLQPSPGVGKYVGMTSGQLYLQYEGMNPSGSFKDNGMSAAFTHARAVGAKRAACASTGNTSASLAAYCSVTKLMKAVIFVGTGKISYGKLSQALDYGALTVQIAGDFDDAMARVKEASRELGIYLVNSVNPFRLEGQKTIMFRVLEGLRWQVPDWIVVPGGNLGNSSAFGKAFYELHELGLIDRVPRLAVINAAGASTLYELYERQGLRWNKGNVDEPKIDAYYQAMDAEHRRASTIASAIEINRPVNLNKCLRALEFCRGVVRQVSDQEILDAKAQVGAGGLGCEPASAASVAGAKLLCSEGIIGADETVVCILTGHQLKDPTATVAYHTTDQAMFNEVLGSRGVRRAAFANRAVAVPNDLDEIVKVIKLYS is encoded by the coding sequence ATGTCCGATTTGGCATTTCAGCGATGCATCTCGCCGGCATGCCAGGCCACCTACGGCGTCGACCAGGCACTGGTCGCGTGCGAGCGGTGCGGCAACCTGCTGGACGTCATCTACGACTGGGGCCGGCTGAAGCCCCCCACCGACTGGGGGTATTTTGAGGCCAAATGGTCCCGCCGGTACGAGCCGCTGGCGCTGAGCGGGGTCTGGCGGTTCCACGAGCTGCTCCCGTTTACCCGGCCCGAGAACGTGGTCACGATTGGCGAGGGGCAAACCCTGCTCCAGCCCTCGCCCGGCGTTGGCAAGTACGTCGGCATGACCAGCGGCCAACTTTATCTGCAATACGAAGGGATGAACCCCTCGGGGAGCTTCAAAGACAACGGCATGAGCGCCGCCTTTACCCACGCGCGGGCCGTGGGGGCCAAGCGAGCCGCCTGCGCCTCGACCGGCAACACCAGCGCTTCGCTGGCGGCCTATTGCTCGGTCACCAAGCTGATGAAGGCGGTGATCTTCGTCGGCACGGGAAAGATTTCCTACGGCAAATTGTCGCAGGCCCTCGACTATGGCGCGCTGACGGTCCAAATCGCCGGCGACTTCGACGATGCCATGGCCCGCGTGAAGGAAGCGTCGCGCGAGCTGGGCATCTACCTGGTGAATAGCGTCAATCCGTTCCGTCTTGAAGGGCAGAAGACGATCATGTTCCGCGTGCTCGAGGGTCTGCGCTGGCAGGTTCCCGACTGGATCGTCGTCCCCGGGGGCAACCTTGGCAATTCGAGCGCGTTTGGCAAAGCCTTCTACGAATTGCACGAACTAGGGCTGATCGACCGCGTGCCACGACTAGCCGTCATCAACGCGGCCGGGGCCAGCACGCTCTACGAGTTGTACGAGCGACAGGGCCTGCGCTGGAACAAGGGAAACGTCGACGAGCCGAAGATCGATGCGTACTACCAGGCGATGGACGCCGAGCATCGCCGCGCGTCGACCATTGCCAGCGCCATCGAGATCAACCGGCCGGTCAACTTGAACAAGTGCCTGCGGGCACTGGAATTCTGTCGGGGGGTCGTGCGGCAAGTCAGCGACCAGGAAATCCTTGACGCCAAGGCCCAAGTCGGCGCCGGCGGGCTGGGCTGCGAGCCGGCCAGCGCTGCCAGCGTGGCGGGAGCCAAGCTGCTATGCAGCGAGGGAATCATCGGCGCGGACGAGACCGTGGTTTGCATCTTAACTGGGCACCAATTGAAGGATCCGACGGCAACCGTGGCCTATCATACGACCGATCAGGCCATGTTCAACGAAGTACTGGGCAGCCGCGGAGTGCGTCGCGCGGCCTTCGCCAATCGCGCCGTCGCGGTTCCCAACGACCTGGACGAAATCGTCAAGGTCATCAAGCTATACAGCTAG
- a CDS encoding TraR/DksA family transcriptional regulator — protein MKKAEAKVYKERLLELRARLRGDVSQMADAALKKSRMDGSEVSSMPIHMADLGSDNFEQEFTLSLMENEEEALELVEAAMERIEEGIYGVCEECGAKIPKARLNAIPYAPNCVKCAEQLERG, from the coding sequence ATGAAGAAGGCTGAAGCAAAGGTCTACAAGGAACGACTCCTCGAGTTGCGGGCTCGGCTGCGGGGCGACGTAAGCCAAATGGCGGACGCCGCTTTGAAGAAGAGCCGGATGGATGGCAGCGAAGTGTCGAGCATGCCGATCCATATGGCCGACTTGGGGAGCGACAATTTCGAACAGGAATTCACCCTCAGCCTGATGGAGAACGAAGAAGAAGCTCTGGAACTCGTTGAAGCAGCCATGGAGCGCATCGAGGAGGGTATTTACGGGGTTTGCGAAGAATGTGGAGCCAAGATTCCCAAGGCCCGCCTGAATGCGATCCCCTATGCTCCCAACTGCGTGAAGTGCGCCGAGCAACTCGAGCGCGGCTAA
- a CDS encoding signal peptidase II has protein sequence MRMIPGLTKRFFIFCAIAAAGCALDLWTKHWVFDWLGYPSIEPHWLWTGHVGLQTSLNRGALFGIGNGQVWLFVTLSILTAAGIVYWLFVRGAARDGVLNIALAVIMAGILGNLYDRLGLWSHPGLEPDQCRAVRDWILVQYDNNWVWPNFNVADSMLVGGSCALFLFSLRRQPLMDDAE, from the coding sequence ATGCGCATGATCCCAGGTTTGACCAAGCGGTTCTTCATCTTTTGCGCGATTGCTGCCGCCGGCTGCGCGTTGGACCTTTGGACCAAGCATTGGGTCTTCGACTGGCTCGGTTATCCGTCCATCGAACCCCATTGGCTGTGGACGGGGCACGTCGGCCTGCAAACCAGCTTGAACCGGGGCGCTCTGTTCGGTATTGGCAACGGCCAGGTTTGGCTGTTCGTGACCCTTTCTATTCTGACGGCCGCGGGCATTGTCTATTGGTTGTTTGTCCGCGGGGCGGCGCGCGACGGAGTCTTGAACATCGCGCTGGCCGTGATAATGGCCGGCATCCTTGGCAACTTGTACGACCGGTTGGGCCTCTGGTCGCATCCAGGGCTCGAGCCCGATCAGTGCCGCGCGGTTCGCGATTGGATCCTGGTCCAATACGACAACAACTGGGTCTGGCCCAATTTCAACGTCGCCGACAGTATGCTCGTCGGCGGTTCCTGCGCGCTGTTTCTGTTCAGCCTCCGCCGCCAGCCGTTGATGGATGATGCCGAGTAG